TTTTACCACGCCTCTTTTCCTGTTTATTGACGTACCGACAATCGTTCTCTTGGACGCGCGCGGAATCTTCCAGCATGATCCCGGCCAAATCGGCCGTGGCTCTGGTGAGATAGACTTTCCCCGAAAACCCCTGTCCTGGAAGCACTGGAAGCGCCCCGGAATGATCGATGTGCGCATGCGAGAGTAGCACCGCGCCCAGCGACTTGGGTTCAAACCCAAAGTCGCGGTTCCGACGAATCGCTTCATCCCGACGCCCCTGGAACATCCCACAATCGAGCAACAGCCGGAATCCCGGTACTTCCAGCATATGCCGGCTTCCTGTGACAGACCGAGCGGCGCCGTAGAAAGAAAGTTTCATGTGGTGGTGACTCCATTGTGCCGTGCAATCAGATCCCAGGCTTCTTGGGCGGTTTCAGCGTAATGGAAAAGCTGGAGGTCCTGCTGTGAAATCAGGCCATGATCCGCGAGGAGCGACCAGTTGATCAGGCGCTCCCAAAACTCCCGGCCGACCAGGACGACGACCACTCGGTCGGTTTTTCCCGTTTGCAGGAGGGTCAATGTTTCGAACAGTTCGTCGAGGGTGCCGAACCCGCCAGGGAAGGCGACAAGCGCTTTCGCGCGGATCAGAAAATGCATTTTCCTGATCGCAAAATAGCGAAATTGGAAGTTGAGAGTCGGCGTAATATAAGGATTGGGATGCTGCTCGTGAGGGAGGGTAATGTTCAGACCGATCGATTTCGCACTCACATCCGCCGCACCGCGGTTGGCGGCTTCCATAATGCCGGGACCTCCACCCGTCATGATGACGTAGTCGCAAAGACCGCCGACTTGGCACGTTGATGAAACCAATCGTCCGAACTCTCTGGAGATGTCATAGTACTTCGAGAGGGCCAGCTGTCGGGTGGCGATGGCCACTTTCTGGCGGCACGCCGGATCGTTGGGAGTACGAGCCATTTCAGCTTCGGCGAAAAGAAGCGCCTCTTTTGCTGCGGCCGGCTCATGGAGCCTGGCACTTCCAAAGACGACGATGGTCGACCGGATACCTTCTTCTCGCTGAATCAATTCCGGCTTCAAAAGCTCAAGCCCAAGACGAACCGAACGCAACTCATCTCGCTGGAGGAATTCGATGTCTTTGTCAGCCGGAATATAGGAAGTCGACACGACGTCAGCCTGCGGTGAAGACGTCTGATCAGCAGGTCGTGGCTCCATCGCCGGCCATTATAGCTAGGCCATTGGGCGTAGGCAATTCGCGTGGAACGAAGAGTTATGATCGTTGAAAGGGATAGGGATAAAAGGGAGGCCTGACGAGATGCCGTTGAAATCCTTGATGCAACACGACCCACTGGTCGTCACACAAGACCTGGAATGCATCAACACCAAGTCCCGTTCTGGAAAAGATCAAATCCGGGTCGATCGGTGTCCAAGGTTTTGCTAACCAGCCAAAATTGATCCGTGAGTATTTCAAATCCAGAAACCGGTATGTGGCGACAATTCCCGTTTCTGAATCGGTGATCGAGTCCGGCGCGCCTAGCTTGGACACGACGTCAGCCAACGTCGTCTTTCCTGGTACGATAAAGGCGACATCCTCTGGTCCAATTGAGGTATTGAGCGACACGCGGACGATGTTACACCCTAATGCAGGTAGACAGATCACCGTCCCTAAGAGCATCGGAATAATAATCTTGCCGACGAAAGTCGCCATCTCAAGAACCAAATGGCCAGTCAAATGGCCAGAATCGAAACTCTAGGTTGTCTGTTCGTTTTGATGAAATCACGTCTTCGACAATCCCATCCCGATTAAGGATGATGAATAGATCGTCGCTCTTGATGGAAAGACGCGTGAAATTAAGAAGAATCAGCAAGAGGCTGCCTGCTTTGGCGTCGTATCGGTAATACTGAAAGACGTCTCGGCCATTAAGTTGGACGAGGCGATCAGGCGCACCCAAGAGATTGACCAGTTCGTCCTTGGTGGTGGTTCCTTTTTGGATAGTCGCGATCACTTGTGACTTGATGTCGTCGCCCAGGGTCCCTCGACTGAAGGCACACCCTTGAATGAGCAAACAGAAGGCAAGAATGCTAAGCATGTATCGGCGAGGCTTCATATACGCTCCTTGTCTATCATTCCCTTTTATTCTAGCTGATGTCCAAGGACGAAATCTTGTTCGAATACCGTGTAAACTGACGGTGTGAGTCCTACGCGTTGGTACACGGTTTGAGCCCTCCGGTTCTCCCGCTCCACGTACAATCTGATACCACACACCCGGCGTTCAGCTCTGGCTTTGGCATGGATATGATCGTACATCGCCCGAAAAATACCCACGCCTCGCCGGTCAGGTTCGACATACACGCTCTGGATCCACCAAAATATTCCGTTCCGCCAGTCGCTCCATTCGTACGTAACCATGAGTTGGCCGACCGGCTCAGACCTCGTGCCTCCTTGACGTTCGGCGAGAATATAAAATCCATACTGAGGACTATCTAATAACGCTATAGCTCCTTCACGAAGACGCACAGCATCCAGCCGGCGCCGTTCCGTTTCCATTGCCATGGCGGTATTGAACATAACGATGGTATCCACATCATCCAAATGGGCCTGTCGAATGATAATTCCTTCAGAAGCCATGATTCAGGAGGAGCTGGATGACACATCCAGCCATCCAGTTTTTGGCCTATAGAAGCCGGCCGAGAACTCCATTTTCATGGCATCTTCGACTGGTAGATTGATGGGACGCAGCGCATGTTCAGGGATGAAGGCCAGATACCCCGTAAAGGGATGGATTGCGGTCGGGACAAAAACCATGAAGAGGGTGTGGGTATGTTCCACCTGAAGAGAGGGGGGTGCCATCCCCATCACAAATCCCAATGCCCAACATCCATCGCGAGGGAAGGGAAACGCAACCACTTTACTGCTCCCGAAGCGGGATCGAAAGTTTAGAATATCGGTCATGCCCTTTAAAGTGAGGTAAATGCTCTGCACAAGCGGGATCTGTTCAATGCGGTGTTCCAGTCGAGCGAATAGGCCTTGGCCGATCACATGATCGCCGATGAATCCCGCCAAAATGAGGATGAAGACCAAAAGAAGAAGGCCGAACCCCGGGATGGGTTCGGGCATGTATCGACCGACCAGCCCATCGAGTGTCGTAAAGAGTGTCGAAAGAATCAGAAACGTGGCCCAGGCAGGGACCAACACAATGAGGCCAGCCATACAGGTTTTCCAGAAGGCTTTAATCATATGAATCCATCCTCACAACGCGCATGCTCAGTGTAACAGAAATAGCCGAACGTGAGGAGTTGTCCGCCATGGCTTGCACTCGAGTTGGCTATCGATTATTCTGCCTTACGGAAACCTGAGGGAGGTAGACGGTCATGAGTATTGATAAGGAGCTCTTGGCGATCTTGTGTTGCCCAGAGACCAAACAGGCTGTGAGTTTGGCTGAGGAGGCACTTATTCAGAGGCTAAATGTTGCCGTTGCACGGGGTGAACTAAAGAATGTCGGCAAACGGGCTGTATCTGGTGAGCTCGATGGTGGTTTGATTCGAGCTGACCGGAAGATCCTCTACCCCATCCGGAGTAACATTCCTGTCATGCTTATCGAAGAAGGCATCCCCCTTGAACAAATTCCAGAGATCACCCGATAATGTAGTTTT
The DNA window shown above is from Nitrospira sp. SG-bin1 and carries:
- a CDS encoding 3-isopropylmalate dehydrogenase; its protein translation is MEPRPADQTSSPQADVVSTSYIPADKDIEFLQRDELRSVRLGLELLKPELIQREEGIRSTIVVFGSARLHEPAAAKEALLFAEAEMARTPNDPACRQKVAIATRQLALSKYYDISREFGRLVSSTCQVGGLCDYVIMTGGGPGIMEAANRGAADVSAKSIGLNITLPHEQHPNPYITPTLNFQFRYFAIRKMHFLIRAKALVAFPGGFGTLDELFETLTLLQTGKTDRVVVVLVGREFWERLINWSLLADHGLISQQDLQLFHYAETAQEAWDLIARHNGVTTT
- a CDS encoding GCN5 family acetyltransferase, which translates into the protein MFNTAMAMETERRRLDAVRLREGAIALLDSPQYGFYILAERQGGTRSEPVGQLMVTYEWSDWRNGIFWWIQSVYVEPDRRGVGIFRAMYDHIHAKARAERRVCGIRLYVERENRRAQTVYQRVGLTPSVYTVFEQDFVLGHQLE